Proteins encoded in a region of the bacterium genome:
- a CDS encoding nucleotidyltransferase family protein, whose translation MTDEIKNISAQITPLLKNAGVIRSAIFGSRATGNVYKDSDLDLLVEFGSKKTLLDLSSLKRNLEAKLNMSVDLLTFRSLNSRLRKKVEKEAVDIL comes from the coding sequence ATGACTGACGAGATTAAAAACATATCGGCGCAGATAACGCCGTTGCTAAAAAATGCCGGGGTAATTCGGTCGGCGATTTTTGGTTCTCGCGCAACAGGGAATGTTTACAAGGATAGTGATTTGGATTTGTTGGTGGAATTTGGCTCAAAAAAAACTCTCTTGGATTTGTCTTCATTAAAAAGAAATTTGGAAGCGAAACTAAATATGTCGGTGGATTTGCTGACCTTTCGTTCGCTTAATTCTCGATTGCGAAAAAAAGTC